AACCCTCTTTAAACTCTGTTCTCTAAAATTTCTAAAACTTAAGCCGATTTTTTAATCACTGCTTCAGCGATATTGTTTGGAGTCTCAACGTACTTGGAGAACTCCATGCTGTAGGTCGCGCGACCTTGCGACATGGAACGCAACGTAGTGGAATAACCGAACATCTCGGCCAGCGGCACTTCTGCCGTCACAACCTTGCCAGACGGAGAATCGTCCATACCCTGCACGATGCCGCGACGACGATTCAAGTCGCCAATCACATCACCCATGTAATCTTCAGGCGTAACCACTTCGACTTTCATCACCGGCTCCAGCAACACTGGGCTGGCTTTCATGAAACCATCTTTGAATCCCATCGAGCCCGCGATCTTGAACGCGTTTTCGTTGGAGTCGACATCATGGTACGAGCCATCAAATATCGTCACTTTGACATCCACGACCGGGTAGCCCGCCATTACGCCATTCTTCATGGCTTCCTGAATACCCTTGTCGACGGCTGGTATGTATTCGCGCGGCACCACACCACCAACGATGCCGTTGACGAATTCATAACCTACACCCGCCTCTTGCGGCTCCATACGCAACCAGACGTGGCCGTACTGACCGCGACCGCCGGATTGGCGCACGAACTTACCTTCAACCTCAACCTTCTTGCGCATGGTTTCGCGATACGCAACCTGCGGCGCACCGACGTTGGCCTCAACCTTGAACTCACGCTTCATACGATCAACGATGATTTCAAGATGCAACTCGCCCATACCGGAGATAATGGTTTGCCCCGTTTCTTCGTCGGTATGGACACGGAACGAAGGATCTTCCTGCGCCAGCTTGGACAGCGCCAAACCCATCCTCTCCTGGTCGCTCTTGGTCTTCGGCTCAATCGCCACCGAGATCACAGGTTCTGGAAAGATCATGCGCTCGAGAATAATGACCTTATTAATATCGCTAAGGGTGTCACCCGTGGTAACGTCCTTCAGACCTACCGCAGCAGCAATGTCACCGGCGTATACTTCTTTAATTTCTTCACGGGTATTGGCGTGCATCTGTACGATACGGCCGATACGCTCCTTGCGATCCTTTATCGAATTGATCACGGTGTCACCCGAGTTCAGCACGCCGGAATAAACACGGAAGAAGGTCAAGGTACCCACAAAGGGATCGGTCGCAATCTTGAATGCCAGAGCAGAGAACGCCTCGTCATCAGCTGGCCGACGCGTTGTTTCACTGTGATTGGCATCATTCATCATGCCTTTGACCGGCGGAACATCAACCGGGGACGGCAGGTAGTCAATCACTGCGTCGAGCATGGCCTGCACGCCTTTATTCTTGAAGGCAGAACCACACAGCGCCGGCATGATTTCCATTTTGCAGGTACGAATGCGCAGACCTTTCTTAATTTCCTCGCTACTCAGCTCACCAGTCTCGAGATATTTTTCCATCAATTCGTCAGAGGCTTCGGCCGCAGCTTCTGCCATCTTTTCGCGACACTCATTCGCCACATCTTGCAGTTCTGCAGGAATATCCCGCTCATCAAAGGTCATCCCCTGGTTTTCTTCATTCCAGTAGATCGCCTTCATGCGAATCAGATCAACGACGCCTTTGAAGCCTTCTTCAGCGCCAATCGGAATCACAACCGGAACCGGCTTGGCACGCAGACGATCTTCAATCTGCTTCATGACACGGAAGAAATCAGCACCAGCGCGGTCCATCTTGTTCACGAACACCAAACGCGGCACAGCATATTTGTTGGCCTGACGCCAAACGGTTTCAGACTGCGGCTGCACACCACCGACCGCACAAAACACAGCGCAAGCGGCGTCGAGCACGCGCAACGAGCGCTCTACTTCAATAGTAAAGTCAACGTGGCCGGGAGTATCAATGATATTGATGCGATGCTGCTCGAACTGCTTCTCCATCCCACTCCAGAAACAGGTTGTCGCCGCAGAGGTAATAGTGATACCACGCTCTTGCTCCTGCTCCATCCAGTCCATAGTCGCAGCACCGTCATGCACCTCACCAATCTTGTGAGAGACACCGGTATAGAACAGAACGCGTTCGGTCGTCGTCGTTTTACCGGCGTCGATGTGAGCCATGATGCCGATATTGCGATAGCGCTCAATTGGAGTCTTGCGTGCCACGTTGATATCCCTAATTCAATAAATCTGAGTTAAATAACCGTTACCAGCGATAGTGCGAGAAGGCCTTGTTGGCCTCTGCCATGCGGTGTGTATCTTCGCGCTTCTTCACGGCGGCACCACGATTTTCAGCGGCATCCATGATTTCGCCTGCCAGACGCAAGCCCATCGACTTCTCACCACGCGCACGGGCAGCATCTGTCAACCAACGCATTGCCAACGCATTGCGGCGATCGGAGCGGACTTCAACCGGCACCTGATAGGTAGCACCACCAACACGACGTGATTTCACTTCCACCATCGGACGGATGTTATTCAGCGCCTGTTCAAAAACTGCCAGCGGATCCTGCTTGCCACGCTCGACAACTTTTTCCAACGCGCCGTAGACAATACTCTCAGCAACCGACTTCTTGCCGCTCTTCATCACCACATTGACAAACTTCGCCAATTGCTCGCTTCCGAACTTTGGATCCGGCAGAATTTCACGCTTGGGAACTTCTCTTCTTCTTGGCATCGCAGATTACCTAATCTATTAAGCTCTTGAACGAATTAACTCTTTGGACGCTTGGAACCATACTTGGAACGACCCTGGCGACGGCCATCAACACCAGAGGTATCCAACGTGCCGCGCACGGTATGGTAGCGAACACCTGGCAAGTCCTTTACACGACCACCACGAATCAGCACGACTGAGTGCTCTTGCAAGTTGTGGCCTTCACCACCGATATAGCTCGATACTTCAAAGCCGTTGGTCAAACGTACACGAGCCACCTTACGCAAAGCCGAGTTTGGCTTTTTCGGGGTAGTAGTGTACACACGGGTACATACGCCACGCTTTTGGGGGCAGGAATTCAGCGCCGGAACTTTACTCTTCTCGGCCTTGCTCGCCCGCGGCTTGCGTACCAACTGATTAGTCGTTGCCATTTAGACCACCTAAATTCGTCCAAAAAATGAATAAAAACCCTGTCGCCGCCTTGCGCTTAACGCCCTTTGGCCACTAACAGTTAAAAATCAAAAAGTTACATGTAATCAGGGGCTGAAGCAGCAACCCTGTCGTCAAAGAAGCCGGAATTTTAGAGATGTGCCCGGCGACTGTCAAGCGACTTCGTGAGATAAATAGCCGTCTATACAATAAAAAACGGCGGGCTAGGCCTTCCCGCCGTTTCAGACTTGTGGGTCAGGGGTACCGACCCTCCCAGCGCCGGACCAATCCGGGACTGGGAAGCACTATTTATAGAGCTTTGCTCAACGCTTCTTCCACTTCGCTGGCCGTTGGCCCGGCCTTTTCAGCGGGTTTCAACTTCCCCAGAGCTGTCTCGGCACGCTTGCGGCGACGCTCGCTGTGGTAAGCCAGACCGGTACCCGCCGGGATCAGACGGCCCACGATCACATTTTCCTTCAAACCGCGCAGGTCATCCATCTTACCGTTGACCGCTGCCTCGGTAAGGACGCGGGTGGTCTCCTGGAAGGAAGCCGCAGAGATGAAGGACTCGGTCGCCAAGGAGGCCTTGGTTATGCCCAGCAGTACCGGGGTAAATACTGCCCCGATCTTGCCCTGTTCCGCCAACCTATCGTTTTCGTCCAGCACCCGGGCACGCTCGAGCTGCTCGCCCTTGAGGAATTTGCTATCGCCGGCGTTGTCGATCTCAACCTTACGCAACATCTGGCGAATGATGACCTCAATGTGCTTGTCGTTGATCTTTACACCTTGCAAGCGATAAACGTCTTGCACCTCGTTGACGATATAGTTGGCCAGATCGGAAACACCCAGCAGGCGCAGGATATCATGCGGTGTCGGCGAGCCATCGACAATCACTTCGCCACGCTCAACATGCTCACCTTCGAAGACGGTGATGTGACGCCACTTCGGAATCAGTTCTTCGTGACGCTCGCCATCCTTACCGGTAATGACCACTCGACGCTTGCCCTTGGTTTCTTTGCCAAAGCTGACAGTCCCGCTGATCTCGGCCAGCACCGACGGATCTTTCGGCTTGCGAGCCTCGAACAAGTCGGCAACGCGCGGCAGACCGCCGGTGATGTCGCGAGTCTTGGAAGTTGCTTGCGGGATACGGGCAATAACGTCGCCCACGCCCACCTCAGCACCGTCTTCCATACCCACGATTGCGCCTGCAGGCAGAAAGTACATGGCCGGAATATCAGTACCGGCAATACACAGATCCTTGCCATTGACATCCACGAGTTTAACCATCGGCCGCAAATCTTTACCGGCGGAGCCACGCTGTTTAGGATCGGTGATGACCAAACTGGTCAATCCGGTGACTTCATCCGTCGTACGTTGTACCGTTACACCTTCGGCAAAATCGCTGAAGCGAACGCGACCTGCCACTTCCGTGATAACCGGATGGGTGTGCGGATCCCAGTTGGCAACCACTTGACCAGCATCGGCAGTACCACCGTCGCCGACCGTCAATACGGCACCATAAGGAATCTTGTAACGTTCACGATCACGACCGAATTCATCAACCACAATCAATTCACCAGAACGCGATACTGCGACGTTGGTACCGCTCGCATGCTGTACCAGCTTGATGTTGTGCAGACGGATACGGCCCCTGGACTTAACTTGAACATTGTTTTCCGAAGCAGAACGCGACGCCGCACCACCGATATGGAAGGTACGCATGGTCAGCTGAGTCCCCGGTTCACCGATCGATTGTGCAGCGATAACGCCCACTGCTTCACCGATGTTCACCTGGTGACCGCGTGCCAGATCGCGACCATAACACGAGGAGCACACGCCGTAACGGGCTTCGCAACGGATCGGCGAACGGACAAATACCTGGTCGATACTTTCCTGCTCAAGGAGATCAACCCAACGCTCGTCGAGCAGCGTGCCTGTAGGTACCAGCACATCGCCGGAGCCCGGCTTCATCACATCAGCCGCGGTCACACGCCCCAGAACGCGCTCACGCAATGGTTCAACAACATCGCCGCCTTCGATCAACGGCATCATCATCAAACCGCCCGTGGTGCCGCAATCGTCATCGGTCACCACCAGATCTTGCGCCACGTCGACCAGACGCCGTGTCAAGTAACCGGAGTTAGCGGTTTTGAGCGCGGTATCGGCCAGACCCTTACGTGCACCATGAGTCGAGATAAAGTATTGCAGAACGTTCAGACCTTCACGGAAGTTCGCAGTGATCGGCGTTTCGATAATCGAGCCGTCCGGCTTGGCCATCAAACCACGCATCCCCGCAAGCTGACGAATCTGGGCTGCACTACCACGCGCACCGGAGTCGGCCATCATGAAGATTGAGTTAAAGGAAGGCTGACGCACTTCTTTACCTTCAGCATCCTTGACGAGGTCGGTACCCAGTTTATCCATCATCGCCTTGGCGACCTGATCGTTGGTATGCGACCAGATGTCAACGACCTTGTTGTAACGTTCGCCGTTGGTCACCAAACCAGAGATATACTGATTCTCGATCTCCTTCACCTCGGCGGCGGCGGCCTCAATGATCTGCTCTTTCTGATCCGGCACCACCATGTCGTTGACACCGATGGAAATACCAGCGCGCGTTGAATAACGGAAACCGGTATACATCAGCTGGTCAGCAAAGATAACCGTCGCTTTCAGACCCAGACGGCGGTAACAGACGTTGATCAGGCGTGAAACTGCCTTCTTGGTCAGCGTCTGGTTTACCAGATCGAAAGACAAACCTTCGGGCAGAATCTCAGCCAGCAGGGCACGACCCACCGTGGTGTCAAAAATCTTGGTTTCTGAACGGCGATTACCATTATCATCCTGCACTACCTGTGTCAGGCGGACTTTGACCTTGGAGCTGATCTGCACGGAACGGGTTTCCCAGGCGCGATGCACTTCGGCCAATCCACTAAAGACCATGCCTTCACCTTGAGCATTAATACGCTCACGAGTCATATAGTACAGACCCAAGACCACGTCCTGCGTCGGCACGATGATTGGCTCACCGTTGGCGGGCGACAACACGTTGTTGGTGGACATCATCAGGGCGCGCGCTTCCAGCTGCGCCTCCAGCGACAGCGGTATGTGCACCGCCATTTGGTCGCCGTCGAAGTCGGCGTTGTACGCCGTACAGACCAGAGGATGCAACTGAATCGCTTTGCCTTCAATCAACACCGGCTCGAATGCCTGAATACCCAAACGGTGGAGCGTCGGCGCACGGTTAAGCAGCACGGGATGTTCGCGAATAACTTCTTCAAGAATGTCCCAAACTTCCGGTCCTTCACGCTCAACCAGCTTCTTGGCAGCTTTGATGGTCGTCGCCAAGCCACGACGCTCAAGCTTGCTGAAGATGAAGGGCTTGAACAATTCCAATGCCATTTTCTTCGGCAGACCGCACTGATGCAGTCTCAGCGCCGGACCCACGACAATGACCGAACGGCCGGAGTAGTCGACACGCTTACCGAGCAGATTCTGACGGAAACGGCCTTGCTTACCCTTGATCATGTCGGCCAGTGATTTCAGCGGCCGCTTGTTGGTGCCGGTGATCACCTTGCCACGACGGCCATTGTCCAGCAGCGCGTCGACGGCTTCCTGCAACATGCGCTTTTCGTTGCGAACAATGATGTCCGGCGCATTCAGGTCCAGCAGGCGCTTCAAACGGTTGTTACGGTTGATGACGCGGCGATATAGATCATTCAGATCCGAAGTCGCAAAGCGGCCGCCATCCAGTGGCACCAATGGGCGCAATTCTGGCGGCAACACCGGCAGCACGGTCATTACCATCCATTGAGGGCGGTTACCAGACTCGATAAATGCCTCCATCAACTTGAGGCGCTTAGTCATCTTCTTGATCTTGGTTTCAGACGTCGTGCTTGGAATCTCCTCGCGGAGTTTGGCCACTTCCTTCTGCAGATCCATACGACGCAGCAATTCATGAATCGCCTCGGCACCCATGCGGGCGTCGAATTCATCACCGTGCTCTTCGATGGCATCCAGATAGGCTTCATCTGACAGTAACTGACCGCGTTCCAGCTGAGTCATGCCTGGCTCGATAACGACGAATGCTTCGAAGTAGAGCACGCGCTCAATTTCACGCAGCGTCATATCTAGCAACAGACCCATGCGTGATGGCAGTGACTTCAGGAACCAGATATGCGCAGTTGGGCTAGCCAGCTCAATGTGACCCATGCGCTCACGGCGAACCTTGGCGACAGTGACTTCAACGCCACACTTTTCGCAGATCACGCCACGATGTTTGAGGCGCTTGTACTTGCCGCACAAGCACTCATAGTCTTTCACAGGACCAA
This is a stretch of genomic DNA from Gammaproteobacteria bacterium. It encodes these proteins:
- the fusA gene encoding elongation factor G; amino-acid sequence: MARKTPIERYRNIGIMAHIDAGKTTTTERVLFYTGVSHKIGEVHDGAATMDWMEQEQERGITITSAATTCFWSGMEKQFEQHRINIIDTPGHVDFTIEVERSLRVLDAACAVFCAVGGVQPQSETVWRQANKYAVPRLVFVNKMDRAGADFFRVMKQIEDRLRAKPVPVVIPIGAEEGFKGVVDLIRMKAIYWNEENQGMTFDERDIPAELQDVANECREKMAEAAAEASDELMEKYLETGELSSEEIKKGLRIRTCKMEIMPALCGSAFKNKGVQAMLDAVIDYLPSPVDVPPVKGMMNDANHSETTRRPADDEAFSALAFKIATDPFVGTLTFFRVYSGVLNSGDTVINSIKDRKERIGRIVQMHANTREEIKEVYAGDIAAAVGLKDVTTGDTLSDINKVIILERMIFPEPVISVAIEPKTKSDQERMGLALSKLAQEDPSFRVHTDEETGQTIISGMGELHLEIIVDRMKREFKVEANVGAPQVAYRETMRKKVEVEGKFVRQSGGRGQYGHVWLRMEPQEAGVGYEFVNGIVGGVVPREYIPAVDKGIQEAMKNGVMAGYPVVDVKVTIFDGSYHDVDSNENAFKIAGSMGFKDGFMKASPVLLEPVMKVEVVTPEDYMGDVIGDLNRRRGIVQGMDDSPSGKVVTAEVPLAEMFGYSTTLRSMSQGRATYSMEFSKYVETPNNIAEAVIKKSA
- the rpsG gene encoding 30S ribosomal protein S7 gives rise to the protein MPRRREVPKREILPDPKFGSEQLAKFVNVVMKSGKKSVAESIVYGALEKVVERGKQDPLAVFEQALNNIRPMVEVKSRRVGGATYQVPVEVRSDRRNALAMRWLTDAARARGEKSMGLRLAGEIMDAAENRGAAVKKREDTHRMAEANKAFSHYRW
- the rpsL gene encoding 30S ribosomal protein S12, with protein sequence MATTNQLVRKPRASKAEKSKVPALNSCPQKRGVCTRVYTTTPKKPNSALRKVARVRLTNGFEVSSYIGGEGHNLQEHSVVLIRGGRVKDLPGVRYHTVRGTLDTSGVDGRRQGRSKYGSKRPKS
- the rpoC gene encoding DNA-directed RNA polymerase subunit beta' → MKDLMNLLKQQGHTDDFDAIRIGLASPEKIRSWSFGEVKKPETINYRTFKPERDGLFCAKIFGPVKDYECLCGKYKRLKHRGVICEKCGVEVTVAKVRRERMGHIELASPTAHIWFLKSLPSRMGLLLDMTLREIERVLYFEAFVVIEPGMTQLERGQLLSDEAYLDAIEEHGDEFDARMGAEAIHELLRRMDLQKEVAKLREEIPSTTSETKIKKMTKRLKLMEAFIESGNRPQWMVMTVLPVLPPELRPLVPLDGGRFATSDLNDLYRRVINRNNRLKRLLDLNAPDIIVRNEKRMLQEAVDALLDNGRRGKVITGTNKRPLKSLADMIKGKQGRFRQNLLGKRVDYSGRSVIVVGPALRLHQCGLPKKMALELFKPFIFSKLERRGLATTIKAAKKLVEREGPEVWDILEEVIREHPVLLNRAPTLHRLGIQAFEPVLIEGKAIQLHPLVCTAYNADFDGDQMAVHIPLSLEAQLEARALMMSTNNVLSPANGEPIIVPTQDVVLGLYYMTRERINAQGEGMVFSGLAEVHRAWETRSVQISSKVKVRLTQVVQDDNGNRRSETKIFDTTVGRALLAEILPEGLSFDLVNQTLTKKAVSRLINVCYRRLGLKATVIFADQLMYTGFRYSTRAGISIGVNDMVVPDQKEQIIEAAAAEVKEIENQYISGLVTNGERYNKVVDIWSHTNDQVAKAMMDKLGTDLVKDAEGKEVRQPSFNSIFMMADSGARGSAAQIRQLAGMRGLMAKPDGSIIETPITANFREGLNVLQYFISTHGARKGLADTALKTANSGYLTRRLVDVAQDLVVTDDDCGTTGGLMMMPLIEGGDVVEPLRERVLGRVTAADVMKPGSGDVLVPTGTLLDERWVDLLEQESIDQVFVRSPIRCEARYGVCSSCYGRDLARGHQVNIGEAVGVIAAQSIGEPGTQLTMRTFHIGGAASRSASENNVQVKSRGRIRLHNIKLVQHASGTNVAVSRSGELIVVDEFGRDRERYKIPYGAVLTVGDGGTADAGQVVANWDPHTHPVITEVAGRVRFSDFAEGVTVQRTTDEVTGLTSLVITDPKQRGSAGKDLRPMVKLVDVNGKDLCIAGTDIPAMYFLPAGAIVGMEDGAEVGVGDVIARIPQATSKTRDITGGLPRVADLFEARKPKDPSVLAEISGTVSFGKETKGKRRVVITGKDGERHEELIPKWRHITVFEGEHVERGEVIVDGSPTPHDILRLLGVSDLANYIVNEVQDVYRLQGVKINDKHIEVIIRQMLRKVEIDNAGDSKFLKGEQLERARVLDENDRLAEQGKIGAVFTPVLLGITKASLATESFISAASFQETTRVLTEAAVNGKMDDLRGLKENVIVGRLIPAGTGLAYHSERRRKRAETALGKLKPAEKAGPTASEVEEALSKAL